A single genomic interval of Candidatus Babeliales bacterium harbors:
- the trxA gene encoding thioredoxin, which yields MALEITSVNFEQEIAKSDKPVVIDIFATWCGPCRQMAPLFDELSKELADQYKFAKINIDDQRDLVVQYNVSSIPTFVFVKNGQMVGKETGSMTKDALKNKIESYFK from the coding sequence ATGGCACTTGAGATTACGAGTGTAAATTTTGAGCAAGAAATTGCCAAATCTGACAAGCCAGTTGTTATTGATATTTTTGCAACGTGGTGTGGGCCGTGCCGGCAAATGGCGCCCTTGTTTGACGAGCTTTCAAAAGAGTTAGCAGATCAATACAAGTTTGCAAAAATTAATATTGACGATCAACGTGATCTGGTAGTGCAGTATAACGTTTCTTCAATTCCAACCTTTGTGTTTGTTAAAAACGGTCAGATGGTTGGCAAAGAAACCGGTTCAATGACCAAAGATGCTCTGAAAAACAAGATTGAAAGTTATTTTAAATAA
- a CDS encoding WD40 repeat domain-containing protein: MKRLIKLLVVLMLCSTQVCATSLNGTASIVYQDKHYVFRNFNTAKGYVRLNNGFTILAGQSAGLDTFVTVSGAIDLRTTGSLDLRGDLFLDAHVTWSSSGKIYGRGNTIHLGGPLNLPADTILQFIDDTIIDGDGHALTLGAHAQLLLASDVSLTLKNMTIQTTRNSAHIPIIRCFDQKGHVTLDNVELALADDFAFRTGRMFFNNDVVVTGTSCFVYQSVMQSYVVPHSLLTFDPGTTLYYYPSSTDKDLVQLQDKSSGIYLNGAATTLQTTHTGMQLTKGRFWLDNKITLSTRANTVANGFVQLTTASYGTRVRSVDWSPDGRYLAVGGFGPTNGMEFQIYRFNGSTLTYVTGDNWTGAGVEVWRVRWHPHGRFVAAVGDATNDVRVYSFDGTTLVTLDVTDLTSAGEVKGLAWHPSGNYVACGIDDDLPSTELQLYSFNGTTLTFVDGVDMGASFGRANGLGWHPNGIYLGVCGTATSFNETRTFLFNGSTLTSIDDRNLGADGQSLEFSPDGLFFATALSNGGHTTSRFNMQQINPGGSFLNQNTTTYNSSADMSTFEIRWSPDGQYLVACGTGPDDGNELKLYQFTRPSTVTQVASYNYGTSINGVAWSRDGKYIAIGGNGPAGGHDEIEVWTVSYRFDTTTQALTNGISLGNSVLGSTFDLDTYVLSGATLNLAGQLFYDSTS, translated from the coding sequence ATGAAGCGACTTATCAAATTATTAGTTGTGCTTATGTTGTGCTCAACGCAGGTGTGTGCAACAAGTTTAAATGGTACGGCAAGTATTGTGTATCAAGACAAGCATTATGTTTTTCGTAATTTTAACACGGCAAAAGGCTATGTTCGCTTAAACAACGGCTTTACTATTTTGGCTGGCCAGTCGGCAGGGCTGGACACATTTGTAACCGTTTCAGGCGCTATAGATTTGCGCACTACCGGTTCGCTGGATTTACGTGGTGATTTATTTTTAGACGCTCATGTAACGTGGTCAAGCAGCGGTAAAATTTATGGGCGTGGTAACACAATACATCTTGGTGGCCCTTTGAACTTGCCAGCTGATACTATTTTGCAATTTATTGATGATACCATTATTGATGGCGATGGCCATGCGTTAACGCTTGGGGCGCATGCGCAGCTTTTGCTTGCTTCTGACGTTTCGTTAACACTTAAAAATATGACCATTCAAACAACGCGCAACAGTGCACACATTCCCATCATTCGTTGCTTTGACCAAAAAGGTCATGTGACATTGGACAATGTTGAGTTGGCGTTGGCAGATGATTTTGCGTTCAGAACTGGCCGCATGTTTTTTAATAACGATGTAGTGGTAACTGGGACTTCTTGTTTTGTGTATCAATCGGTTATGCAAAGTTATGTTGTGCCACATTCGCTTTTAACGTTCGATCCAGGCACTACGCTGTATTACTACCCAAGCTCGACGGACAAAGATTTGGTTCAGCTGCAAGACAAATCTTCGGGAATTTATTTGAACGGTGCTGCAACAACGTTGCAAACAACGCACACGGGCATGCAGCTGACCAAGGGCCGCTTCTGGCTGGACAACAAAATTACCTTGAGTACACGAGCAAATACTGTTGCCAACGGTTTTGTGCAACTCACAACCGCAAGTTATGGCACGCGCGTGCGCTCAGTTGATTGGAGCCCTGATGGTAGATATTTGGCTGTTGGGGGCTTTGGGCCAACTAATGGTATGGAATTTCAAATTTACCGATTCAACGGTTCAACACTTACCTACGTTACCGGTGATAACTGGACTGGTGCTGGCGTGGAAGTGTGGCGAGTGCGTTGGCATCCTCATGGTCGTTTTGTTGCGGCTGTTGGTGATGCAACAAACGATGTGAGAGTTTATAGTTTTGATGGTACAACGTTGGTAACTCTTGACGTAACTGATTTGACATCAGCTGGTGAAGTAAAGGGGCTGGCTTGGCATCCATCGGGTAATTATGTGGCGTGTGGTATTGACGATGATTTGCCATCGACCGAGTTACAGCTTTATAGTTTTAATGGTACCACCTTAACATTTGTTGATGGTGTTGATATGGGTGCTTCGTTTGGGCGGGCTAATGGTTTGGGATGGCATCCAAATGGTATTTACCTTGGAGTATGTGGAACAGCTACGAGTTTTAATGAAACGAGAACGTTTCTTTTTAATGGCAGCACTCTTACGTCTATTGATGATCGCAATCTTGGTGCAGATGGTCAGTCGCTTGAATTTTCGCCCGATGGATTGTTTTTTGCTACTGCTTTGAGTAATGGTGGCCATACAACAAGTCGTTTCAACATGCAGCAGATTAATCCTGGTGGTAGTTTTCTTAATCAAAATACAACAACGTATAATTCCTCCGCTGATATGTCGACTTTTGAAATACGCTGGAGTCCCGATGGGCAGTATTTGGTTGCTTGTGGTACGGGGCCCGATGATGGCAATGAGCTAAAACTTTATCAGTTTACACGTCCAAGTACAGTAACTCAGGTTGCCAGCTACAATTATGGAACATCAATTAACGGTGTTGCGTGGAGTCGTGATGGTAAATATATAGCCATTGGTGGCAATGGGCCCGCTGGTGGGCACGACGAAATTGAAGTATGGACGGTGTCATACCGTTTCGACACAACAACACAAGCACTGACTAACGGCATTTCGCTTGGTAACTCAGTTCTTGGTTCAACGTTTGACTTGGATACCTACGTGCTGAGCGGGGCTACGCTGAATTTGGCTGGACAGTTATTTTACGACTCAACAAGTTAG
- a CDS encoding pyridoxal phosphate-dependent aminotransferase, translating to MLDIPLSGIKKIEEVASNREYISLSQGSVKVGGIPTQIKKYIQELLNTDKTDYYESCWGIKILREKLAHHISTNYNTPVTSEQILPTHGCIGGLSLLFLAILEPGDEVIIPEPAYPAYTILAQTARSKSVFVSMFEPSSSNTDQFNWKLDVEKIKAATTAKTKIIIFSNPCNPTGALVPLETLQELVDWCELKGIYLVIDEAYRTYDFTGTLTSGVTLVNKSDFVISANTFSKNMAMSGWRIGYLVVSKNLIKNLVGVQDALLNCLNNTAQYAALYALDHPELSQNFFNIINHNRTLIMQLVEPLVQAGIFSYKKPDGGIFLFLKTEYAEATDFCLNILNHAKVGLIPGKTFGPSGASFLRLCYARDTAVLEEGVRRIINYLI from the coding sequence ATGTTAGACATCCCTCTTTCCGGTATAAAAAAAATTGAAGAAGTAGCAAGCAACCGCGAATACATTTCATTGTCACAAGGCTCGGTAAAAGTTGGCGGCATTCCAACGCAAATAAAAAAATATATTCAAGAGCTGCTCAACACCGATAAAACAGACTATTATGAAAGCTGTTGGGGAATAAAGATTTTGCGTGAAAAACTCGCACATCATATTTCTACCAACTACAACACGCCCGTAACCAGCGAGCAAATACTACCAACACACGGCTGCATTGGCGGACTTTCACTACTCTTTTTAGCAATTTTAGAACCGGGAGATGAAGTTATTATTCCAGAACCGGCCTACCCTGCTTACACCATTTTGGCACAAACAGCTCGCAGCAAATCAGTTTTTGTTTCAATGTTTGAACCAAGCTCTAGCAACACTGACCAATTTAACTGGAAGCTTGATGTTGAAAAAATTAAAGCAGCAACAACAGCAAAAACAAAAATTATTATTTTTTCAAACCCCTGCAACCCAACCGGTGCTCTTGTGCCACTCGAAACATTGCAAGAGCTGGTTGACTGGTGCGAGCTCAAAGGTATTTATTTGGTAATTGACGAAGCGTATCGCACGTACGACTTTACCGGCACACTCACGTCTGGCGTTACGTTAGTAAACAAATCAGACTTTGTAATCAGCGCCAACACCTTTTCAAAAAATATGGCCATGAGCGGTTGGCGCATTGGTTATTTGGTTGTTTCAAAAAATTTGATCAAAAATTTGGTTGGTGTGCAAGATGCTTTGCTCAATTGCCTAAACAACACAGCACAATACGCAGCACTTTATGCACTGGACCACCCAGAACTTTCACAAAACTTTTTTAACATCATCAACCACAACCGCACGTTGATTATGCAGCTGGTTGAACCACTGGTGCAAGCAGGAATTTTTAGCTACAAAAAACCAGACGGCGGCATCTTTCTGTTCTTAAAAACAGAGTATGCCGAAGCTACCGACTTTTGTTTAAATATTTTGAATCATGCAAAAGTTGGCTTAATTCCTGGCAAAACCTTTGGACCAAGCGGCGCTTCGTTTTTGCGTTTATGCTACGCACGAGACACAGCAGTGTTGGAAGAAGGCGTTCGAAGAATTATTAACTATTTGATTTAA
- a CDS encoding WD40 repeat domain-containing protein, with protein sequence MKRFLKLLVVLVLCPSLVSATSLNGTASIVYQDKHYVFRNFNTAKGYVRLNNGFTILAGQSAGLDTFVTVSGAIDLRTTGSLDLRGDLFLDQHVTWSSSGKIYGRGNAIHLGGSLSLPTDTIVQFIDDTVIDGHGHILTLGAHAQLLLASDVSLTLKNMTLKTTRNSSNIPIIRCFDQKGHVTLDNVELALADDFPFRTGRMFFNNDVMVTGTLCFIYQSVMQSYVAPQSLLTFDPGTTLYYYPSSTDKDLIQLKDKSSGIYLKGSATTLQATHTGMRLSKGRFWLDNKVTLSTCAATVANGFTQLTTASYGTYVNSVDWSPDGRYLAVGGFGPTNGNEFQIYRFNGSTLTYVTGDNWTGGGTEVWRVRWHPSGRFVGAVGDATNDVRIYSFNGTTLTTIAATDLTATDNVKGIAWSPSGEYVLFGSTNDATIEQLQVYRFDGQKLTFIDGNGIGQGNVRGLSWHPSARFFCSSGSAGPSTETRTYSFNGSTLTLIQATNAGQSGRSAEFTQDGLYFSETINQIGGGDSRLNILSVNPGGSFSLVASIIYSGNNDSFLEARWSPDGQYLVGGGTTPSNGNELKFYQFMRPGTLTEIASYNFGTSINGVAWSHDGKYIAIGGEGPDGGHDEIEVWNVSYRFDTTTQALTNGLILGNSKLGSSFDLDTYVLSDATVNLAGQLFYDSTS encoded by the coding sequence ATGAAGCGATTTTTAAAATTATTAGTGGTGCTGGTGCTGTGCCCATCGCTTGTGTCTGCAACAAGTTTGAACGGTACAGCAAGCATTGTGTACCAAGATAAACATTATGTCTTTCGTAATTTTAATACGGCAAAAGGCTATGTCCGCTTGAACAATGGTTTTACTATTTTGGCTGGCCAGTCTGCCGGTTTGGATACCTTTGTGACGGTTTCAGGTGCTATTGATTTGCGTACTACCGGCTCGTTAGATTTGCGTGGTGATTTATTTTTAGATCAGCATGTAACGTGGTCTAGCAGCGGTAAAATTTATGGCCGTGGCAATGCCATACATCTTGGTGGCTCTTTGAGCTTGCCAACGGATACGATTGTACAATTTATTGATGATACCGTTATTGACGGGCATGGCCATATATTAACGCTCGGCGCCCATGCACAGCTGTTGCTCGCTTCTGACGTTTCGTTGACGCTCAAAAATATGACACTCAAAACAACACGCAACAGCTCCAATATTCCTATCATTCGTTGTTTTGACCAAAAGGGGCATGTGACGCTAGACAACGTTGAGCTGGCCCTGGCAGATGACTTTCCGTTCAGGACAGGTCGTATGTTTTTTAATAACGATGTTATGGTGACCGGTACGTTATGTTTTATTTATCAATCAGTGATGCAAAGTTATGTTGCACCACAATCGCTTTTAACGTTCGATCCTGGTACTACGCTTTATTACTACCCAAGTTCAACAGATAAAGACTTGATTCAGCTTAAAGATAAATCTTCAGGAATTTATTTGAAGGGCAGTGCAACAACGCTGCAAGCCACACACACGGGCATGCGTTTGAGCAAGGGTCGCTTCTGGCTTGACAATAAAGTAACGTTAAGCACGTGTGCAGCAACAGTTGCTAATGGCTTTACGCAACTTACTACCGCAAGCTATGGTACGTATGTGAATTCGGTAGATTGGAGTCCTGATGGTAGATATTTGGCCGTTGGTGGCTTTGGCCCAACGAATGGTAATGAGTTTCAAATTTACCGTTTCAACGGCTCAACGCTTACGTACGTTACTGGTGATAACTGGACTGGTGGTGGTACTGAAGTGTGGCGTGTGCGCTGGCATCCAAGTGGAAGATTTGTAGGTGCTGTTGGTGATGCAACTAACGACGTGAGAATTTACAGTTTTAATGGCACAACGCTTACTACCATTGCTGCAACTGATCTTACCGCAACCGATAACGTTAAAGGAATTGCTTGGAGCCCGTCGGGAGAGTATGTTTTGTTTGGGTCTACCAATGATGCAACAATTGAACAGTTGCAGGTTTACCGATTTGATGGTCAAAAATTAACATTTATTGATGGTAATGGAATTGGGCAGGGTAATGTTAGAGGTCTTTCGTGGCACCCAAGTGCGCGCTTTTTTTGTTCTAGCGGGAGCGCGGGGCCAAGTACTGAAACGCGTACTTATAGTTTTAACGGATCAACACTAACATTGATTCAAGCAACCAATGCTGGACAATCTGGTCGTTCTGCCGAATTTACTCAAGATGGTTTGTATTTTTCTGAAACGATCAATCAAATTGGTGGTGGTGATTCACGATTGAACATACTTTCTGTTAATCCTGGAGGTTCCTTTTCTCTCGTTGCAAGCATTATTTATAGTGGCAATAATGATAGTTTTCTTGAAGCCCGTTGGAGCCCCGATGGGCAGTATTTGGTGGGTGGTGGAACAACGCCAAGTAATGGCAATGAGCTTAAATTTTATCAGTTTATGCGGCCAGGAACATTAACTGAAATTGCCAGTTATAATTTTGGAACATCAATTAATGGCGTTGCATGGAGCCATGATGGAAAGTATATTGCCATTGGTGGAGAGGGGCCTGACGGTGGGCATGATGAGATAGAAGTCTGGAACGTTTCGTATCGTTTTGACACAACAACTCAAGCACTCACCAACGGTTTAATTTTAGGCAACTCAAAACTTGGTTCAAGCTTTGATTTGGATACGTACGTTTTGAGTGATGCTACGGTGAACCTGGCAGGACAGTTATTTTACGACTCAACAAGTTAG
- the murC gene encoding UDP-N-acetylmuramate--L-alanine ligase produces the protein MYKKREHIHFMGIGGIGMSGIAEIVKLQGYTVSGCDASCEGKTITHLESIGCTVFKDHNASHVHNADVLVYSSAIKKDHQEIVAALERSIPVIPRALMLAELMRTKYSVAVTGAHGKTTTTSLISHIMIEAQKNPTVIVGGVLKNIDSNAQFGDSNLLIAEADESDRSFLYLNPTMAVVTNIDTEHLDTYRDLDDIKQTFQNFLARLPFYGKAIVCIDDPNLCSILPLPHISTVKYGLSSKADIMGKIISLGASQSVFDVFSNKDSKNTPTLLGRVMLNIPGEHNVLNALAALSLCLEFDISFETIAKALTTFFGVERRFEFKGTFKGTDVFDDYGHHPTEIEKTLIVAQRRTVGRLHVVFQPHRYSRTEKLWDEFVNLLASAKSRFGVETLIIADIHAASEEPIPNITSQRLTQAIQAKNPELTVLHCSDFSQIVQVLENIAQPNDLVLTIGAGKIYQVGSEIVSKYRAYP, from the coding sequence ATGTACAAAAAAAGAGAACATATCCATTTCATGGGCATTGGCGGCATTGGCATGAGCGGTATTGCAGAAATTGTAAAACTGCAGGGCTATACCGTTTCTGGCTGTGATGCCAGTTGTGAAGGCAAAACAATTACGCACCTTGAAAGTATTGGCTGCACGGTTTTTAAAGACCACAACGCCAGCCACGTACACAATGCCGATGTACTTGTTTATTCGTCCGCCATTAAAAAAGATCATCAAGAAATTGTGGCCGCACTTGAACGTTCAATTCCGGTTATTCCCCGCGCACTCATGCTGGCAGAGCTAATGCGCACCAAGTACAGCGTTGCGGTTACCGGCGCTCACGGCAAAACAACTACCACATCGTTGATCTCACACATCATGATTGAAGCACAAAAAAACCCTACTGTTATTGTAGGCGGCGTTTTAAAAAATATCGACAGTAACGCCCAATTTGGCGACAGCAACTTGCTGATTGCCGAAGCAGACGAAAGCGACCGCTCATTTTTGTACTTAAACCCAACCATGGCGGTAGTAACCAATATCGACACCGAACACTTGGATACCTATCGCGATCTTGACGATATTAAACAAACATTCCAAAATTTCCTGGCTCGCCTGCCTTTTTATGGCAAAGCAATTGTCTGCATCGACGACCCCAACTTGTGTTCAATTTTGCCACTGCCGCACATCAGCACGGTAAAATATGGCTTAAGCAGCAAGGCCGACATCATGGGCAAAATTATCTCGCTGGGCGCTTCGCAATCAGTATTCGATGTTTTTAGCAACAAAGACAGTAAAAACACGCCAACTTTGTTGGGCCGTGTAATGCTCAATATTCCTGGCGAACACAACGTTCTTAATGCACTAGCAGCTCTGTCTTTGTGTCTAGAATTCGACATCTCGTTTGAAACAATTGCCAAAGCACTCACAACATTTTTTGGCGTTGAACGTCGCTTTGAATTTAAAGGCACGTTCAAAGGCACTGATGTTTTTGACGACTACGGCCACCATCCAACCGAAATTGAAAAAACACTGATTGTGGCACAACGCCGCACAGTTGGCCGCTTGCACGTCGTTTTTCAGCCCCATCGCTACTCTCGAACTGAAAAATTGTGGGACGAATTTGTTAATCTTCTTGCCAGTGCGAAAAGTAGGTTCGGTGTTGAAACACTCATCATTGCCGACATTCACGCCGCCAGTGAAGAGCCAATTCCCAACATCACCAGCCAACGATTAACGCAAGCAATTCAAGCCAAAAACCCAGAACTTACTGTTCTGCACTGCTCAGACTTTAGTCAAATTGTGCAAGTCCTTGAAAACATTGCACAACCCAACGACTTAGTGCTGACCATTGGCGCGGGTAAAATTTACCAAGTTGGCAGCGAGATTGTGTCGAAATATAGGGCCTATCCGTAA
- a CDS encoding beta-propeller fold lactonase family protein has translation MKSGKLFLLVIFLLFGQALRATSLTGTVTQVYQDKHYVFRNFNTAKGYVRLNNGFTILAGQSAGLDTFVTVSGAIDLRTTGSLDLRGDLFLDAHVTWSSSGKIYGRGNAIHLGGSLSLPTDTIVQFIDDTIIDGHGNTLTLGAHAQLLLASDVSLTLKNMTIETTRNSSHIPIIRCFDQKGHVTLDNIELALTDDFAFRTGRMFFNNDVIVTGTSCFIYQSWMQSYVAPQSLLTLDPGTTFYYYPSSAREDLVQLVEKSSGIFLKGSATTLQVTHTGMRLSTGRLWLDNKVTLSTRALTALDLVTQVTSANYGFCPYSVDISPNGRYLAVTGQIPNNGNEVQIFKFSGTILTLIASANTPGEGYQIRWSPDGRYVANIGGGGIRVYSFDGTNLVQTASATLTLANAFSVAWSPDGRYIAAGANNTTDELSIFRFSAGTITLLDSLDLGAAVDVAPVTISWHPQGAVFVVGTNNTVSGGNEVRLYSFNGSSLSLLTSVSVTTAGAVQYAEFSPDGDFLAVATTVPAVGHTELEVYTFNGSTLTRVAGVSTTTLQEIAWSPDGQYIVTAFGNIYRFTSTTLTAVATGVISANTGVRWSRDGKFLVASGGTRDVDVYSVAYRFDTRTQALTNGISLGNSTAGSSFDLDTYVLSGATVNLAGQLFYDSTS, from the coding sequence ATGAAGAGTGGAAAATTATTTTTACTGGTTATTTTTTTACTGTTTGGGCAGGCGTTACGTGCAACAAGTTTAACAGGCACTGTAACGCAAGTGTATCAAGATAAGCATTATGTGTTTCGTAATTTCAATACGGCAAAAGGTTATGTACGTTTAAATAATGGTTTTACCATTTTGGCCGGCCAGTCGGCAGGCCTTGATACGTTTGTAACTGTTTCTGGTGCTATTGATTTGCGCACTACCGGTTCGTTGGATTTGCGTGGTGATTTATTTTTAGACGCTCATGTCACGTGGTCAAGCAGCGGCAAAATTTATGGCCGTGGCAATGCCATACATCTTGGTGGCTCTTTGAGCTTGCCAACGGATACGATTGTACAATTTATTGATGATACAATAATTGACGGCCATGGCAACACGTTAACGCTTGGCGCGCATGCGCAGCTGTTGCTTGCTTCAGACGTTTCGTTAACACTTAAAAATATGACTATTGAAACAACGCGCAACAGTTCACACATTCCTATCATTCGCTGTTTTGACCAAAAAGGGCATGTGACGCTAGATAACATTGAGCTGGCATTGACAGACGACTTTGCGTTTAGAACCGGGCGCATGTTTTTTAATAACGATGTTATAGTTACCGGCACTTCCTGTTTTATTTATCAATCGTGGATGCAAAGTTATGTTGCACCGCAATCACTGCTGACCTTGGATCCTGGTACTACGTTTTATTATTATCCAAGCTCCGCTCGAGAAGATTTAGTTCAACTGGTTGAAAAATCTTCAGGCATTTTTTTGAAAGGTTCTGCAACAACGTTGCAAGTAACGCATACCGGTATGCGTTTAAGCACAGGGCGGTTGTGGCTTGATAATAAAGTGACGTTGAGTACGCGGGCCTTAACAGCGCTTGATTTAGTAACGCAAGTGACTTCAGCCAATTATGGCTTTTGTCCTTACTCGGTTGATATTTCGCCAAATGGACGTTATTTGGCAGTAACTGGGCAGATCCCGAACAATGGCAATGAGGTACAAATTTTTAAGTTTAGCGGAACAATACTTACATTAATTGCGTCGGCGAATACTCCAGGAGAAGGATATCAAATAAGGTGGAGCCCAGATGGACGGTATGTTGCCAACATTGGTGGGGGGGGCATAAGGGTCTATAGTTTTGATGGCACAAATCTTGTGCAGACGGCAAGTGCTACGCTTACATTGGCAAATGCCTTTAGCGTTGCTTGGTCTCCGGATGGCCGTTATATTGCTGCGGGTGCAAATAATACCACCGATGAATTGTCAATTTTTCGGTTTAGCGCGGGCACCATAACACTTCTAGACTCGCTCGATCTTGGTGCTGCTGTAGACGTTGCGCCTGTTACCATTTCTTGGCATCCGCAAGGTGCTGTTTTTGTTGTAGGAACAAATAATACCGTTAGTGGAGGCAACGAGGTTCGGCTCTATTCATTTAATGGTTCTTCGTTGTCGCTGTTGACGAGTGTAAGCGTTACCACAGCGGGGGCTGTGCAGTACGCAGAGTTTAGTCCAGACGGCGATTTTCTTGCTGTTGCAACTACGGTACCAGCGGTAGGACATACAGAGTTAGAAGTATATACTTTTAATGGTTCTACGCTGACCAGAGTTGCTGGAGTTTCTACAACTACCCTTCAAGAAATTGCGTGGAGTCCTGATGGGCAGTACATAGTAACAGCATTCGGAAACATTTATCGTTTTACTTCGACCACGCTGACTGCCGTTGCAACGGGGGTAATTAGTGCCAATACGGGCGTAAGGTGGTCGCGTGATGGTAAATTTCTTGTGGCCAGTGGTGGAACTCGTGATGTTGATGTTTATTCAGTTGCTTATCGCTTCGATACACGAACACAAGCGCTGACCAACGGCATTTCGCTGGGCAACTCAACTGCTGGCTCTTCGTTTGATTTGGATACGTATGTCTTGAGCGGGGCCACCGTTAATTTGGCTGGGCAGTTGTTTTATGACTCAACAAGTTAG
- a CDS encoding GIY-YIG nuclease family protein, with product MLSFYVYILKCSDDSYYTGHTDDIDKRLHEHKTSTYDDSYTSSRLPFKLVFMQEFPSRYEALAAERKIKGWGRKKKEALIAGDWEKISQLASRKKK from the coding sequence ATGTTGTCATTTTATGTTTATATCTTGAAGTGTAGTGATGATTCTTATTATACCGGCCACACTGATGATATTGATAAACGTTTGCATGAACATAAAACGAGCACATATGATGATTCTTATACTTCCAGTCGACTGCCATTTAAGCTTGTTTTTATGCAAGAATTTCCGTCAAGATATGAGGCTTTGGCGGCAGAAAGAAAAATAAAGGGATGGGGAAGAAAGAAAAAAGAAGCTTTGATTGCTGGTGATTGGGAAAAAATTTCGCAGTTGGCTAGCAGGAAAAAGAAGTAA